The following are encoded together in the Scytonema millei VB511283 genome:
- a CDS encoding S1C family serine protease has product MESPSIESNTLLALSNNLADAVERAGRAVVAVNARHRIPSTGVHWRNGIIVTAEHTVRRDEEIAVRLPDDRTVAATLIGRDSSTDLAVLKIPDTQLPIAEIGDTSTLQVGNLVLAVARPGESGLSASWGVVSAKGIGVTQRDWCGRQTEGLLKLDLSLYPGFSGSPLVDAKGSVVGINTVGPRNMVLAIPVATVNRVIDTLLEKGKIARGYLGLGMQPVLLPDNLKNALNLSSNGGVIVVSIESAGPADRAGVLIGDVLISLDGRAIADTGDVQAMLGSESVGKTLNAQVIRGGALLTIAIAIGER; this is encoded by the coding sequence ATGGAGTCACCATCAATTGAAAGTAACACTTTGCTAGCACTTTCCAATAATTTAGCTGATGCAGTCGAACGGGCAGGTCGTGCTGTTGTTGCTGTAAATGCACGTCACCGTATTCCTTCAACTGGCGTTCACTGGCGTAATGGTATCATTGTTACTGCCGAACACACGGTGAGGCGGGATGAGGAGATTGCTGTCAGGCTACCAGACGATCGCACTGTAGCGGCAACTTTAATCGGTCGAGATTCCAGTACGGATTTAGCTGTACTCAAAATACCAGATACCCAGTTACCTATAGCAGAAATTGGCGATACCAGTACTTTACAAGTTGGAAATCTAGTGTTGGCTGTAGCACGTCCTGGTGAGAGCGGGTTGAGTGCTAGCTGGGGAGTAGTCAGCGCCAAAGGTATTGGTGTTACACAACGCGATTGGTGTGGCAGGCAAACTGAAGGATTGCTCAAATTAGATTTATCACTTTATCCTGGTTTTTCTGGCAGTCCATTAGTAGATGCGAAAGGTAGTGTTGTCGGTATTAATACTGTTGGTCCTCGTAATATGGTGCTAGCTATACCTGTTGCGACTGTTAACCGCGTTATTGACACCTTACTGGAAAAAGGCAAGATTGCCAGAGGCTATTTGGGGTTGGGAATGCAGCCCGTATTACTACCCGACAATCTGAAAAATGCGTTGAATCTATCCAGCAACGGGGGTGTAATTGTCGTCAGTATCGAATCCGCAGGTCCCGCCGATCGCGCTGGCGTGTTGATTGGCGACGTACTCATTTCTCTTGATGGTAGAGCGATCGCCGATACCGGAGACGTACAGGCAATGCTCGGTTCGGAGTCTGTAGGCAAAACCCTCAACGCACAAGTTATTCGAGGCGGCGCGTTACTAACAATAGCGATCGCGATTGGAGAACGGTAA
- a CDS encoding S1C family serine protease, which yields MENGNQLSVISYQLSVDYSSLLTPHSSLLTPHPSLLTPHSSLMTTLNDELASVAAALSRSTVQIQDRRFGGDSGVIWQADGVIITNAHVVRSDRPTVKLADNRVLDAVCTNRDRLQDLAVLKVDATDLPAAPIGDSDTLRVGQMVFAVGNPLGITNALTTGIIHAVNPKKQSGTWIQADIRLNAGNSGGALADTQGKVIGINTAIAGGLGLAIPSNIVERFLQRGTVKPYLGVTLQPVAIGRRYRRRLGLLILEVQAGSLAESAGLLTGDVLTGVAGRGFADISDLAEALWQFSPGDLLQLNLIRAGKSAIAQIQIPDKSGAAAA from the coding sequence TTGGAGAACGGTAATCAGTTATCAGTTATCAGTTATCAGTTATCAGTTGACTACTCCTCACTCCTCACTCCTCACTCCTCACTCCTCACTCCTCACCCCTCACTCCTCACTCCTCACTCCTCACTTATGACTACACTCAATGACGAACTAGCAAGTGTTGCCGCAGCTTTGAGCCGTTCTACCGTACAGATACAAGACCGGAGATTTGGCGGCGATTCTGGTGTGATTTGGCAAGCTGACGGTGTTATTATTACGAACGCTCATGTCGTTAGGAGCGATCGCCCTACAGTTAAACTTGCAGATAATCGGGTACTCGACGCTGTCTGTACTAACCGCGATCGCCTACAAGATTTAGCTGTATTGAAGGTTGATGCTACCGATCTACCAGCTGCTCCCATTGGAGATTCTGACACGTTGCGAGTCGGTCAGATGGTATTTGCAGTTGGTAATCCTCTAGGTATAACAAATGCTTTAACAACTGGGATTATTCACGCTGTCAATCCCAAGAAGCAATCTGGAACCTGGATACAAGCAGATATTCGCTTGAATGCTGGGAATTCTGGCGGCGCTCTTGCCGATACTCAAGGTAAAGTAATTGGTATTAACACGGCGATCGCGGGTGGTTTGGGCTTAGCTATACCCAGCAACATAGTAGAGCGTTTCTTACAGCGTGGTACAGTTAAACCTTATTTAGGAGTGACGCTTCAGCCTGTGGCAATTGGACGGAGATACAGGCGCAGGTTAGGTTTATTAATCTTGGAAGTACAAGCAGGTAGTTTAGCTGAATCCGCTGGATTATTAACTGGCGATGTATTGACAGGAGTAGCCGGACGAGGTTTCGCTGACATTTCAGATTTAGCTGAAGCTCTTTGGCAGTTTTCCCCAGGAGATTTACTACAACTCAATTTGATTCGTGCTGGCAAATCGGCGATCGCTCAAATCCAAATTCCAGATAAGTCGGGAGCAGCGGCAGCGTGA
- a CDS encoding calcium-binding protein, whose product MATIEGTFSDDKLSGNIDTAESDFIYGYDGNDKLYGRDGDDSLWGGNGNDRLKGDNGNDLLDGGYGDDTVYGGTGNDTLYGFNGNDILFGDGNNDNLIGGFGNDVLDGGEGNDIIDGAGGGAYIGSSVSRGANEIDVLTGGAGADTFRLEGGAGRDGAGTSYRFAGNNDYALITDFNPLEDTIVLRSIDTSGPSFMQTQVTYSLGAAPSDLLLQGTGIYAEFANNPGTQELIAILHGTTPESVNIGGSYFKYVS is encoded by the coding sequence ATGGCAACTATTGAAGGAACGTTTTCTGATGACAAACTTTCCGGCAATATCGATACTGCTGAAAGCGATTTTATTTACGGATACGATGGCAACGATAAACTTTACGGTAGAGATGGAGATGACTCTCTATGGGGTGGCAACGGCAACGATAGATTGAAAGGTGACAACGGCAACGACCTACTAGATGGCGGTTACGGAGACGATACTGTATACGGCGGAACAGGTAACGACACTCTATACGGCTTCAACGGTAACGATATCTTATTTGGAGATGGAAACAACGATAACTTAATTGGGGGATTTGGCAACGACGTTTTAGATGGAGGAGAAGGAAACGACATCATCGATGGTGCTGGAGGAGGTGCGTACATCGGTAGTTCAGTTAGTCGTGGTGCTAATGAAATAGATGTCTTGACTGGAGGTGCAGGAGCAGATACATTCAGGCTTGAAGGTGGTGCTGGGCGTGATGGCGCAGGTACATCCTACAGATTTGCTGGCAATAACGATTACGCTCTCATAACAGACTTCAATCCCCTTGAAGATACGATCGTTTTAAGAAGTATTGACACATCTGGACCATCATTCATGCAAACACAAGTCACCTACAGCTTAGGTGCAGCACCAAGCGATTTACTCTTACAAGGAACGGGAATTTATGCTGAATTTGCTAACAATCCTGGCACGCAAGAACTAATCGCTATTTTGCACGGAACTACACCAGAGTCAGTTAATATTGGTGGAAGCTACTTCAAATACGTCAGCTAA
- a CDS encoding response regulator transcription factor has product MRVLVAATNSIVRAGLESIVRTNPDLLAIGSSADSVTLAAAIATHNPDVVLIELSLPEGESVSEKLVALSEVGELPIAILSDTEERDRLPELLRSGVKAILPRSASAEEILQAVEAVATGLVVLHPDAIDALLTLMPTSERVVEATTPLQALTSREIEVLGMLAEGLGNKAIAKRLGISEHTVKFHVSSIFSKLNASSRTEAVTLGARQGLIML; this is encoded by the coding sequence ATGCGGGTTCTGGTTGCTGCCACTAATTCAATTGTCCGCGCGGGTTTAGAGAGTATCGTGCGGACAAATCCCGATCTACTGGCAATTGGTAGTTCTGCCGACTCAGTTACCTTAGCTGCGGCGATCGCAACTCATAACCCTGATGTAGTCCTAATCGAGCTGAGTTTACCAGAAGGAGAATCTGTCAGTGAAAAATTAGTTGCATTATCAGAAGTAGGAGAATTACCAATCGCCATTCTCTCTGACACTGAGGAGCGCGATCGCCTACCCGAACTACTTCGTTCTGGTGTCAAAGCCATCTTACCGCGATCGGCATCAGCAGAAGAAATTCTACAAGCTGTAGAAGCTGTTGCAACTGGATTAGTCGTATTGCACCCCGATGCGATCGATGCTTTACTGACTCTTATGCCAACTAGCGAACGAGTTGTAGAAGCAACGACACCACTACAAGCATTAACTTCCCGCGAAATTGAAGTTTTGGGAATGCTCGCTGAGGGATTGGGTAACAAGGCGATCGCCAAGCGTTTAGGTATCTCGGAGCATACAGTTAAGTTTCATGTTTCCTCTATTTTTAGCAAACTCAACGCCAGCAGCCGTACAGAAGCCGTGACTTTGGGAGCCAGACAAGGATTGATTATGTTGTAA
- a CDS encoding ABC transporter ATP-binding protein: MTISAPGNQPIRHRRRQNDWRLFLRLVSYGRRHGRLLLVSTILLVPVAIANAVQPILIGQAISLIRKEPNTYDFLKNLPLGQGLQILEGLLLLTVVVRLIFTGVQGYLVQKVGQQMTADIRNDLFAHVTSLAVRFFDRTPVGKLITRLTSDVEALGDVFTTGAIGIISDLFSMLVILVLMFQQQWQLALMLLLMLFPVTGLIIFFQQQYRKANYKAREELSLLNSTLQENISGINVVQMFRREQFNAELFRATNLNYIREVDRTIFHDSAVSATLEWVALVAVAGVLWLGGIFVLQEKLEFGVLAAFILFAQRLFDPLRQFAEKFTAIQAGFTAVERISDILDEPIEIRDPVWVGSREQGAGSRERQGGQGGQGSKLLTVNSQPSSRSVAPASTVNQLPTTQVGEIRFEHVWFAYKNDDYVIKDLDFTIRPGEKIALVGPTGAGKSSIIRLLCRLYEPSKGRILVDGVDIRDISQAELRCRMGVILQEGFIFAGDVKSNITLGDTYTFDEIRAAAENTNVAQFIEQLPQGYDTQLRERGTNLSSGQKQLLAFARAAIRNPHILVLDEATASLDVGTEAYIQDALERLLEGRTAIIIAHRLSTIRNVDRIFVLKRGELVESGTHNELLQLGGLYAGLHQLQMLGT; the protein is encoded by the coding sequence ATGACGATATCAGCCCCAGGAAACCAACCCATACGACATCGCCGCCGCCAAAATGATTGGCGATTGTTCCTAAGATTAGTTTCTTACGGTCGCCGTCACGGTCGGTTATTGTTGGTTTCTACGATTTTGCTAGTTCCAGTTGCGATCGCCAATGCCGTTCAACCAATTTTGATCGGTCAAGCGATCTCCCTCATTCGTAAAGAACCAAATACCTACGATTTTCTCAAAAATCTACCTCTGGGGCAGGGTTTACAAATTCTAGAAGGTTTGTTGCTGTTAACAGTGGTAGTTCGTCTTATCTTTACAGGAGTGCAAGGTTACTTAGTGCAAAAAGTCGGGCAACAAATGACAGCGGATATTCGTAACGATCTATTTGCACACGTTACATCTTTAGCAGTTCGCTTTTTCGATCGTACTCCTGTGGGAAAATTAATTACTCGCTTAACAAGCGATGTGGAAGCATTGGGAGATGTCTTCACAACTGGAGCAATAGGTATTATCAGCGATCTATTCTCTATGTTGGTAATTTTAGTTCTCATGTTTCAGCAACAGTGGCAACTTGCCTTAATGCTGTTGTTGATGCTATTTCCAGTCACGGGATTAATTATTTTCTTCCAGCAGCAATATCGTAAAGCTAATTACAAAGCTAGAGAAGAACTGTCTTTACTCAATTCCACCTTACAAGAGAATATTTCTGGGATTAACGTCGTACAGATGTTTCGCCGCGAACAATTCAACGCCGAACTATTTCGCGCTACGAATTTAAACTATATTCGTGAGGTAGATAGAACGATTTTTCACGATTCAGCGGTATCGGCAACTTTAGAATGGGTGGCTTTAGTAGCAGTTGCAGGGGTTCTCTGGCTGGGTGGTATTTTTGTCTTGCAAGAAAAATTAGAGTTTGGGGTTCTTGCTGCTTTTATTCTGTTTGCCCAACGCTTATTCGATCCTTTACGCCAGTTTGCTGAAAAATTTACTGCTATTCAAGCTGGATTTACAGCTGTTGAGCGCATCAGCGATATTTTAGACGAACCGATTGAGATTCGCGATCCTGTGTGGGTAGGGAGCAGGGAGCAGGGAGCAGGGAGCAGGGAAAGACAAGGGGGACAAGGGGGACAAGGGAGCAAACTGTTAACTGTCAACAGTCAACCGTCTTCACGCAGTGTAGCGCCAGCGTCTACCGTCAACCAATTACCAACTACCCAAGTAGGAGAAATCCGTTTTGAACACGTTTGGTTTGCTTATAAAAATGACGATTACGTAATTAAAGATCTAGATTTTACGATTCGTCCAGGGGAAAAAATTGCTTTAGTTGGTCCCACAGGTGCGGGAAAAAGTTCGATTATTCGGTTGCTGTGTCGTCTCTACGAACCATCAAAAGGACGCATATTAGTGGATGGAGTTGATATTCGAGATATTTCGCAGGCAGAATTACGCTGTCGGATGGGTGTGATTCTACAAGAAGGTTTTATCTTTGCGGGAGACGTGAAAAGTAACATTACGCTGGGGGATACTTACACTTTTGATGAAATTCGCGCCGCCGCAGAAAATACGAATGTGGCACAGTTTATCGAGCAGTTACCCCAAGGGTACGATACTCAGTTGCGCGAGCGCGGTACGAATCTTTCTAGCGGACAAAAGCAATTGTTGGCGTTTGCTCGTGCGGCAATTCGTAATCCTCATATCCTCGTACTAGATGAAGCTACGGCTAGTTTGGATGTGGGTACGGAAGCATATATTCAAGATGCCTTAGAACGCTTGCTAGAGGGGCGAACGGCGATTATTATTGCTCACCGTCTTTCAACAATTCGGAATGTGGATCGAATTTTTGTCTTGAAGCGGGGCGAATTAGTAGAGTCTGGGACTCATAATGAGTTGTTACAGCTTGGTGGGTTGTACGCAGGTTTGCACCAGTTGCAGATGTTAGGTACATAA
- a CDS encoding DMT family transporter gives MQADFSGELAALTAACLWAISSVIYGSIGQRIPPLELNILKGTIAIALLVCTLLLQNAIFATVTPSTFGLLLLSGVLGIGIGDTAFFFALNYLGARRALLMETLSPPLAAILALVFLQEQLRFSDWCGILLTILGVAWVITEQAPNLSESSTHILHGVGFGILAAIALASGAVISRIVLTTSDISPLWAALLRLCGGVLVLLPWRWRRQHQRHFEFKSLNAKTVVAICIAAFAGTYLGIWLQQVAVKFAVVGIALTLSNTSPLFVIPIAVCLGERISFRAILGVFVALSGIAVLLLPR, from the coding sequence TTGCAGGCAGATTTCTCAGGTGAGCTAGCAGCGTTAACAGCGGCTTGTTTGTGGGCAATATCTTCAGTCATCTACGGAAGCATCGGACAACGCATTCCACCACTAGAATTAAACATCCTCAAAGGCACGATCGCGATCGCCTTACTTGTTTGTACGTTATTGTTACAAAATGCAATATTTGCAACTGTTACCCCTAGCACTTTCGGTTTACTTCTACTCAGCGGGGTTTTAGGAATTGGTATTGGAGATACAGCGTTCTTTTTTGCTTTAAATTACTTGGGTGCTAGGCGTGCCTTGTTAATGGAGACTTTATCGCCTCCTCTTGCAGCAATTTTGGCATTAGTTTTTCTACAAGAACAGCTCCGTTTTAGTGATTGGTGCGGCATACTACTAACTATTCTAGGCGTGGCTTGGGTTATTACAGAGCAAGCCCCCAATCTATCAGAAAGCTCCACTCATATACTACATGGTGTTGGTTTTGGGATTTTAGCCGCGATCGCCCTTGCTAGTGGTGCTGTCATTTCCCGAATTGTACTAACTACTAGTGATATTAGTCCGTTGTGGGCAGCTTTATTACGCTTGTGTGGCGGCGTATTGGTTTTGCTACCCTGGAGATGGCGCAGGCAGCACCAAAGGCACTTTGAGTTCAAAAGTTTAAATGCAAAGACTGTGGTAGCAATTTGCATTGCTGCTTTTGCTGGCACTTACTTAGGAATCTGGCTGCAACAAGTAGCAGTCAAGTTTGCAGTTGTAGGAATTGCGCTCACGCTGAGTAATACCAGTCCTTTATTTGTCATTCCTATAGCTGTGTGCTTGGGAGAAAGAATCAGTTTCAGAGCAATTTTAGGGGTTTTCGTAGCCCTGAGTGGTATAGCTGTACTGTTATTGCCGCGTTGA
- a CDS encoding DUF7733 domain-containing protein → MSTEVYLLFENLLFFAIATSFFALVGWAWRHSKPFYLPEPLPEWFKIWFGTVQVVGLLLPIAALLWGIWQGYTSVLTILIPYLVMLGLQILSEIVTLKYFHTVVWVMVPYLYLPYRIWQLYEGMLLLSPTDDLLWIKNLLLVNIVLWTLNYALDLSQLPRLLRWESE, encoded by the coding sequence ATGTCTACAGAAGTTTACCTCCTGTTCGAGAACCTGCTGTTTTTTGCGATCGCCACGTCCTTTTTTGCCCTCGTTGGCTGGGCGTGGAGACACTCAAAACCTTTTTATCTTCCCGAACCACTGCCTGAATGGTTCAAAATCTGGTTTGGTACGGTGCAGGTTGTTGGATTATTACTACCAATAGCTGCTTTGCTGTGGGGAATTTGGCAGGGTTACACCAGTGTTTTAACTATACTCATACCGTACTTAGTCATGCTGGGTTTGCAAATTCTTTCCGAAATTGTCACCCTCAAATATTTTCACACTGTGGTGTGGGTCATGGTTCCTTACCTTTACTTGCCTTACCGTATCTGGCAGCTATATGAAGGCATGTTACTACTAAGCCCAACTGATGACCTACTTTGGATAAAAAATTTATTACTTGTCAATATTGTGTTGTGGACTTTGAACTACGCCCTCGATTTGTCCCAACTCCCAAGACTATTACGATGGGAAAGTGAATAG
- a CDS encoding amino acid adenylation domain-containing protein: protein MKVTTIETAYPLSAMQQGMLFHSLHAQQSGVDIEQVICSIRDRLNISAFIQAGQRVVERHPVLRTSFDWKSDRQPLQCVHLQPAIEIEREDWRSLSAIEQEQQLQVYLQRDRASGFQMDRLPLMRFALIQLGDCDYRLIWTFHHAILDGRSLHIVLKEIFAFYDAFCLGEDLELPQPRPYQDYIQWLQQDWSETANFWQHLLKGFTAPTPLIANSTLAKSTLHADLEIVDRSFGDRELRLSEQTTAMLKSLAQQHQLTLNTLVQGAWAILLSRYSRETDIVFGATRACRHSSVVGAESMVGLLINTLPVRVDVSPQPLLPWLKELRSQWVTLRDYEHTPLVKIQGWSDVPSSTPLFNSLLVFENYELNSALRAQGSRWQNLEFRLEEQTNYPLTLVSCAGSELSLKLKYDRQRFDDAIIERMLGHLQTLLSSMATNPEQCIGQLPMLTTAERDRIVREWNDTETDFSQDLCLHQLFEAQVELTPEAVAVVFEDRQLTYRELNWRANQLARHLQRLGVKPGVLVAVYLERSLETVVAVMGILKAGGAYVPLEPSFPKARIQLILSSLAIDCLVTQTSLLRNIDEIQSQLPALQHLICLDAGDSQAIPPRPPSQGGLAEFSPPSQGGLEGSEKTFDRQIWLRADLDRLPTDNLPLSASSDDLAYVIFTSGSTGTPKGVVVRHQPVINLIQWVNKTFAVNSSDRVLFVTSLCFDLSVYDIFGLLAAGGSIRVVSNRDVQDPEALLRILRDEPITFWDSAPPALQQLATFFPKIEWGDRQPQLRLVFMSGDWIPVKLPDALKATFPGVEVISLGGATEATIWSNYYPIQTVEPHWVSIPYGKPIQNARYHILDSYLNPCPVGVAGELHIGGKCLASGYLNQPELTAQKFIPDPFSDNPTARLYKTGDLARYLPDGNIEFLGRIDHQVKIRGFRIELGEIETVLAQHPQVRETVILVREDEPGHKRLVAYVVGHQPAPATSELRRFLQERLPEYMIPAAFVAIAEIPLTSNGKVDRRALPIPDRDRPDLEKAFAAPSNAVELQLTQIWSEILGIQSIGVSDNFFELGGHSLLAVQLFTQIESKFGIKLPLATLFQAPTIEQLANIIGQPEQLVSWSSLVAIQPHGDRSPLFCIHALGGNVLGYQKLIRHLGSEQPVYGLQARGLDGKQNPHTKVEDMAADYIQEMRTVQPNGPYLLCGFSSGGTVAFEMARQLQAQGEEVALLAMFDTYSPRLFIHNPSLFRTIYTYLRTLWRLPLPEKQTYFLQKLDWIHSLLTGKQSSKYDLWNNYALSENANPYDMVLIEALKQATMVDYVPQSYSGRVALFTSKEVLRWCYSTPDRGWNSFVEPGVEIYEIPGTHLGLLDEPNVQVLASKLKNCLEQAQVGDRTLSLVDNSCIMELSIG, encoded by the coding sequence ATGAAAGTAACAACTATAGAAACTGCATACCCACTTTCAGCTATGCAGCAGGGAATGCTATTTCATAGCCTCCACGCTCAACAATCTGGAGTCGATATCGAGCAGGTAATTTGTTCGATCCGCGATCGCCTCAATATTTCTGCTTTTATTCAAGCAGGGCAGCGAGTTGTGGAACGCCACCCAGTTTTAAGAACGAGCTTTGATTGGAAAAGCGATCGCCAACCATTACAATGCGTCCACCTACAACCCGCTATTGAAATAGAACGAGAAGATTGGCGCAGCTTGTCAGCTATAGAACAAGAACAACAGTTGCAAGTCTATCTTCAGCGCGATCGCGCCTCTGGCTTTCAGATGGATCGCTTGCCATTAATGCGTTTCGCTCTGATTCAGCTCGGCGATTGTGACTACCGCTTGATTTGGACTTTTCATCATGCCATATTAGACGGTCGGTCTTTACATATAGTTCTCAAAGAAATTTTTGCTTTTTACGATGCTTTTTGCCTGGGAGAGGACTTAGAACTACCACAACCTCGTCCTTATCAAGACTACATCCAATGGTTGCAGCAAGATTGGTCAGAAACTGCAAACTTCTGGCAACACTTACTCAAAGGCTTTACCGCACCAACTCCATTAATAGCTAACTCAACATTAGCCAAATCGACTTTACATGCAGACTTAGAAATCGTCGATCGCAGTTTTGGCGATCGCGAACTGCGACTGTCAGAGCAAACGACAGCGATGTTAAAATCTTTGGCACAACAACACCAACTCACGCTCAACACTTTGGTACAGGGAGCTTGGGCTATACTACTGAGCCGCTATAGTCGCGAAACCGATATTGTTTTTGGAGCCACTAGAGCTTGCCGTCACTCATCTGTAGTTGGTGCTGAGTCTATGGTAGGACTGCTGATTAATACCCTACCAGTGCGGGTAGACGTATCGCCACAGCCGCTTTTACCGTGGTTGAAAGAATTGCGATCGCAGTGGGTGACTTTGCGCGACTACGAACATACTCCTTTAGTCAAGATTCAAGGATGGAGCGACGTTCCAAGCAGTACGCCTCTATTTAATAGCCTTTTAGTATTTGAAAACTACGAATTGAATTCGGCTTTACGCGCTCAAGGTAGTCGATGGCAAAATCTAGAATTCCGATTAGAAGAACAAACGAATTATCCGCTCACCTTAGTTAGCTGTGCTGGATCGGAGCTTTCACTAAAACTCAAGTACGATCGACAAAGATTCGACGATGCGATAATCGAGCGAATGCTAGGACATCTACAAACCTTGCTGTCAAGCATGGCAACAAACCCCGAGCAGTGCATCGGACAATTGCCAATGTTGACAACGGCAGAACGCGATCGCATCGTGCGGGAATGGAACGACACTGAGACAGATTTTTCCCAAGATCTTTGTCTCCATCAACTATTTGAAGCACAGGTAGAACTGACACCCGAAGCTGTTGCCGTTGTTTTTGAAGATCGACAACTCACTTACAGAGAACTGAACTGGAGAGCCAATCAGCTAGCACGGCATCTACAGCGATTAGGCGTGAAGCCAGGAGTTTTGGTTGCCGTATATTTAGAGCGATCGCTAGAGACAGTTGTAGCCGTCATGGGGATTTTGAAAGCAGGGGGTGCATACGTACCGCTCGAACCCAGTTTTCCCAAAGCACGGATTCAACTAATACTTTCTTCACTGGCGATCGATTGTCTGGTAACGCAAACTTCGCTGCTGCGAAATATTGACGAGATTCAATCTCAACTTCCGGCGCTACAACACTTAATTTGTTTGGATGCTGGAGATTCGCAAGCGATCCCCCCTCGCCCCCCTTCACAAGGGGGGTTAGCAGAATTTAGCCCCCCTTCACAAGGGGGGTTGGAGGGATCTGAGAAAACATTCGATCGCCAAATTTGGCTGCGTGCAGATCTCGATCGACTCCCTACAGACAATTTACCTTTATCTGCCAGCTCAGACGATCTTGCCTACGTCATTTTTACCTCCGGTTCTACCGGAACGCCTAAAGGAGTCGTAGTTCGCCATCAACCCGTCATCAACTTGATTCAGTGGGTCAACAAAACTTTCGCTGTCAACTCTTCCGACAGAGTTTTATTCGTCACATCTTTGTGCTTCGACCTGTCAGTTTATGACATCTTTGGGCTTTTAGCCGCAGGTGGATCGATTCGAGTTGTGTCTAACCGTGACGTACAAGATCCAGAAGCTTTGTTGCGCATATTGCGTGACGAACCAATTACTTTCTGGGACTCTGCACCACCTGCACTGCAACAACTTGCTACTTTTTTCCCCAAGATCGAATGGGGCGATCGCCAGCCACAACTACGGCTAGTATTTATGAGCGGTGACTGGATACCAGTGAAATTACCGGATGCACTCAAAGCTACGTTCCCAGGAGTTGAAGTCATTAGTCTCGGTGGAGCAACCGAAGCCACAATCTGGTCTAATTATTATCCAATTCAAACAGTCGAGCCGCATTGGGTGAGCATTCCCTATGGCAAACCAATTCAAAATGCTCGCTATCATATTCTCGATTCTTATCTCAACCCCTGTCCGGTTGGCGTGGCTGGAGAGTTACATATTGGTGGCAAATGTCTTGCCTCTGGCTATTTGAATCAGCCCGAACTCACCGCCCAAAAATTCATTCCCGACCCCTTTAGTGACAATCCAACAGCACGACTCTACAAGACAGGAGACTTAGCCCGCTATCTACCAGACGGCAACATTGAATTTCTCGGTCGCATCGACCATCAAGTCAAAATTCGCGGTTTTCGGATCGAGTTGGGAGAAATTGAAACCGTACTGGCACAACACCCGCAAGTGAGAGAAACTGTCATCTTAGTACGGGAAGATGAGCCAGGACATAAGCGACTAGTAGCGTATGTCGTAGGACATCAACCTGCGCCTGCTACGAGCGAACTGCGACGTTTCCTTCAGGAAAGATTACCAGAGTACATGATTCCTGCTGCTTTCGTGGCGATCGCCGAAATCCCGCTCACCTCTAACGGTAAAGTAGACCGTCGCGCTTTGCCAATTCCCGATCGCGATCGACCCGATCTAGAAAAGGCTTTTGCTGCTCCTAGCAACGCCGTGGAACTCCAGTTAACTCAAATTTGGTCGGAGATTTTAGGCATTCAATCAATTGGAGTCAGCGATAATTTCTTCGAGCTAGGGGGACATTCGCTGTTAGCCGTACAATTATTTACCCAAATCGAAAGCAAGTTTGGGATAAAACTCCCACTAGCAACTTTGTTTCAAGCGCCAACAATCGAGCAGCTAGCAAATATAATCGGTCAACCGGAACAGTTGGTTTCTTGGTCTTCATTAGTGGCAATTCAGCCTCACGGAGATCGATCTCCTTTATTCTGCATCCACGCGCTGGGTGGTAACGTTCTCGGCTACCAAAAGCTAATTCGTCATCTGGGTTCGGAACAACCTGTTTATGGGTTGCAAGCACGGGGGTTAGATGGTAAACAAAACCCTCACACCAAAGTTGAAGATATGGCAGCCGATTACATTCAAGAAATGCGGACGGTTCAGCCCAATGGTCCTTATTTGTTATGTGGCTTTTCCAGTGGAGGTACGGTAGCTTTTGAGATGGCGCGACAGTTACAAGCGCAGGGTGAGGAAGTGGCTTTACTAGCCATGTTCGACACTTACAGCCCCCGTTTATTTATTCACAATCCCTCACTATTTCGCACAATTTATACTTACTTGCGTACTCTTTGGCGGTTGCCGCTACCAGAAAAACAAACTTATTTTCTACAAAAGTTAGATTGGATACACTCGCTGTTGACTGGCAAACAAAGCAGCAAATATGACCTCTGGAACAACTACGCTTTATCTGAAAATGCCAATCCTTACGATATGGTGCTAATTGAGGCGCTAAAGCAGGCAACAATGGTAGATTACGTTCCGCAAAGTTACTCCGGTCGAGTGGCTCTGTTTACGAGTAAAGAAGTTTTGAGATGGTGTTACTCTACACCCGATCGCGGTTGGAATAGTTTCGTCGAGCCAGGAGTCGAGATCTATGAGATTCCAGGTACGCATTTGGGTTTGTTGGACGAACCAAACGTGCAAGTTTTAGCTTCTAAACTCAAGAATTGCTTGGAGCAAGCACAAGTTGGCGATCGCACGTTAAGCTTAGTCGATAACAGTTGTATCATGGAGCTTTCAATCGGCTGA